A region from the Hydra vulgaris chromosome 08, alternate assembly HydraT2T_AEP genome encodes:
- the LOC136082890 gene encoding uncharacterized protein LOC136082890 isoform X2, translating into MFWRTMNLDVLKVTWEKPLFDDSDSEIEYHYQSPVDIITESSFKKCDLIFQKENELVCSSPNKETEFIAILPSLITTSIIERCASWEELKTFSEASNSNISKEDLKSTCDDFGKTTRKCLDLIKTHGKIEVDTSKPETNKYTKPARLCLFCKVPQTRLKRHILLKHGTETSVLPLLTMNSEDQNRYVEIFRKEAIRNHNVSLVESGELCFIRERKSKILNCN; encoded by the coding sequence AATTTAGATGTTTTGAAAGTTACATGGGAAAAGCCATTGTTTGATGATTCTGACTCAGAAATCGAATATCATTATCAATCCCCTGTTGATATCATTACtgaatcaagttttaaaaaatgtgatcttatttttcaaaaagaaaatgagTTAGTGTGTTCGTCACCAAACAAAGAAACAGAGTTTATTGCCATACTTCCTAGTTTAATTACAACTTCTATAATTGAAAGATGTGCTTCTTGGGAAGAACTAAAAACCTTTTCAGAAGCTTCCAATAGTAATATTTCTAAAGAAGACCTAAAATCAACTTGTGATGATTTTGGTAAAACTACCAGAAAATGTTTGGATCTAATTAAAACACATGGCAAAATTGAGGTTGATACCTCAAAACCAGAAACCAACAAGTACACAAAACCTGCACgactttgtttattttgcaaagTTCCTCAGACTCGGTTAAAACGCCATATTCTTTTAAAGCATGGCACTGAAACTTCAGTATTGCCTCTTTTAACAATGAACTCTGAAGATCAGAATCGTTACGTAGAAATATTTCGAAAGGAAGCAATTAGAAATCACAATGTTTCACTTGTGGAATCAGGTGaattatgttttattagagAAAGAAAGTCTAAAATACTGAACTGCAattag